From a single Collimonas pratensis genomic region:
- a CDS encoding ABC transporter substrate-binding protein, protein MMKKFALAAILPLTLALTVSGVVQARELKAVGITVGSLGNPYFVTLANGAKAKAQQINPNVKVTAVSADYDLSKQFTQIDNFISAGVDLILLNATDPVAIEPAIKKAQKAGIVVVAVDVGAKGVDATVQTDNEQAGRLACKYLVDKLGGKGNVIIQNGPQVTAVTDRVKGCKAVFAAAPGIKVLSDDQDGKGSREGGLNVMQGYLTRFPKIDGLFTINDPQAIGSDLAAKQLKRSGIIITSVDGAPDIEAALKSGPSIQASASQDPWAQAQDAVAIGYDILNGKRPAKPVVLLAPVLITRDNVASYKGWSSAR, encoded by the coding sequence ATGATGAAAAAATTCGCTCTAGCCGCAATACTGCCGTTGACGCTGGCTTTGACCGTCTCTGGCGTAGTGCAGGCACGGGAACTGAAAGCGGTAGGCATCACCGTCGGTTCGCTCGGCAACCCGTATTTTGTGACGCTGGCCAATGGCGCCAAGGCCAAGGCGCAGCAGATCAACCCGAACGTCAAGGTCACCGCTGTGTCGGCCGACTACGACCTGAGCAAGCAGTTTACGCAAATCGACAACTTCATTTCAGCCGGGGTCGACCTGATCCTGCTCAACGCCACCGATCCAGTCGCCATTGAACCGGCCATCAAGAAGGCGCAGAAGGCTGGCATCGTGGTGGTGGCGGTGGACGTCGGCGCCAAGGGCGTCGATGCGACGGTGCAGACCGACAATGAACAGGCCGGCCGGCTGGCCTGCAAATACCTGGTCGACAAGCTGGGCGGCAAGGGTAATGTGATCATCCAGAACGGGCCGCAGGTGACCGCCGTGACCGACCGCGTCAAAGGCTGCAAGGCGGTATTTGCCGCTGCGCCTGGCATCAAGGTGTTGTCCGATGACCAGGATGGCAAGGGCTCGCGCGAAGGCGGCCTGAACGTCATGCAGGGTTATTTGACGCGCTTCCCGAAAATCGACGGCCTGTTCACCATCAACGATCCGCAAGCCATCGGCAGCGATCTCGCCGCCAAACAGCTCAAGCGCAGCGGCATCATCATCACCTCAGTCGACGGTGCACCGGATATCGAAGCCGCGCTGAAATCAGGCCCTTCGATCCAGGCTTCGGCCAGCCAGGACCCGTGGGCCCAGGCGCAGGACGCGGTGGCGATCGGCTATGACATCCTGAACGGCAAGCGTCCCGCCAAGCCGGTGGTTTTGCTGGCGCCAGTGCTGATTACTCGTGATAATGTGGCGAGCTACAAGGGCTGGTCCAGCGCGCGTTGA
- a CDS encoding LacI family DNA-binding transcriptional regulator gives MDDVARIAKVSTSTVSHVLNGTRKVRPATVRAVEAAIQELGYIPNTLARSLARSTSNTIGVAISALSNHYFSETVHAIETECARHGIMMLYVDTRDDPEQELRAVKALHHRRVDGILLAPSADPQHLALEYLRANDIPAVLVDRLVAQGFDQVGVENKKSSQQLVRHLIEHGHRRIALIAGSAGLTTTDERIDGYRAALAAAGLPFDEALLVNGESSSEPARSATRHLLTLEAPPTAIMAANNLMTIGAMHALRDARIDVPEQIALVGFDDFDWADFFVPRLTVMAQPVKELGMRAVKLLLKRIEEPDGKKQTVRLAPTLRVRNSCGCL, from the coding sequence ATGGATGATGTCGCAAGAATCGCGAAGGTATCGACTTCGACGGTCTCGCATGTCTTGAACGGTACCCGCAAGGTGCGGCCGGCGACGGTGCGCGCGGTGGAAGCGGCGATCCAGGAACTGGGCTACATCCCCAACACGCTGGCGCGCTCGCTGGCGCGTTCCACTTCGAATACCATCGGTGTCGCCATTTCCGCGCTCTCCAATCACTATTTCAGCGAAACCGTGCACGCCATTGAAACCGAATGCGCGCGCCACGGCATCATGATGCTGTACGTCGATACCCGCGACGATCCGGAGCAGGAACTGCGCGCGGTCAAGGCGCTGCACCATCGGCGCGTCGACGGCATCCTGTTGGCGCCATCGGCCGATCCGCAGCACCTGGCGCTGGAGTATTTACGCGCCAACGATATTCCTGCGGTGCTGGTCGACCGCCTGGTGGCGCAAGGCTTCGACCAGGTCGGCGTGGAAAACAAGAAGTCCTCGCAGCAGCTGGTCCGCCACCTGATCGAACACGGCCATCGCCGCATCGCCCTGATCGCCGGCAGCGCCGGCCTCACCACCACCGATGAGCGGATCGACGGCTACCGCGCCGCGCTGGCTGCGGCCGGCCTGCCGTTTGACGAAGCACTGCTGGTGAATGGCGAGTCCAGCAGCGAACCGGCGCGTAGCGCCACCCGTCATTTGCTGACGCTGGAGGCGCCGCCGACCGCCATCATGGCGGCCAACAACCTGATGACCATCGGCGCCATGCACGCGCTGCGCGACGCCAGGATCGACGTGCCGGAACAGATTGCGCTGGTCGGCTTCGACGATTTCGACTGGGCCGATTTCTTCGTGCCGCGCCTGACCGTGATGGCGCAGCCGGTCAAGGAGCTCGGCATGCGCGCCGTCAAGCTGCTGCTGAAGCGGATCGAAGAACCGGA